A window from uncultured Desulfobacter sp. encodes these proteins:
- a CDS encoding 4Fe-4S dicluster domain-containing protein codes for MAFTPIVDQAKCVGCEECVDVCPAEVFEMVDGKSDPVNAEECMGCESCVEVCEEDAITIEED; via the coding sequence ATGGCTTTTACCCCGATCGTTGATCAGGCAAAATGTGTAGGTTGTGAAGAATGCGTTGACGTATGCCCTGCAGAAGTATTTGAAATGGTAGACGGCAAATCAGATCCCGTCAATGCTGAAGAATGCATGGGCTGCGAAAGCTGTGTAGAAGTTTGTGAAGAAGACGCCATCACCATCGAAGAAGACTAG
- a CDS encoding cysteine synthase has protein sequence MYASIIDSIGNTPLVKIRTLNSVPGVTILAKLEYMNPGGSIKDRAALYMINQAEADGELTADKTVIEATSGNTGIGLAMVCAVKGYKLALAMSESASEERKKILKARGARIILTPRHLGSDGAIEEAYRLAREYPDKYFLTDQYNNDANWKAHYHTTGPEIMAQTNGQVDAVVATVGTSGTLMGLSRYFRDQEHHARVICAEPYLGHGIQGLKNMKESYTPEIFDKTLLGEIVHIEDEMAFDAARQLALKEGLFVGMSAGAAMAVALDQAKRLQNGVIVVIFPDSGERYLSTELFSVKKKINLTVHNSLGGKKEALTPQGDKEFGVYTCGPTVHRRLDISHFRRHAFTDLLIRYLEYQDIKVRHIVNITDYDDKTIDGARQVNTTPQAFTQPFIDAFLSDLSRLGMRQAQAYPKVSEHFGEMTALTRKLLVNNHAYEKLHSVYFDLASVGDYGRLSRVDVNKIRVGATVDLDEYEKNNPRDFTLLKRVTLSELKQGLGVKTEWGNVRPSLHLQCAALASTFLGADFDVHTGSRELMFPHHENEIAIAGAAGGSFARVWMHCDPVQYDGSLDTDDVQSLTLDRLVDMGWDEKTIRFWLLSAHYRKSLLLSRKSLDDAKLVLSRINRCIESLGHVSGRSNEEAIQHVTYDLRQGMMDAMANDLKVPVLTSGLLSGVKQINRMIVDGQVGAEGAQRLLKCFKDVDAVLNIFDFSKKTPHSSEVAALMAERDVARQQKDFKTADRIRKQLDDMGVLVHDQKV, from the coding sequence ATGTATGCCAGCATTATTGATTCCATCGGTAACACCCCACTTGTAAAAATCCGGACACTTAATTCAGTGCCCGGCGTCACCATCCTGGCCAAACTTGAATACATGAACCCGGGTGGATCAATCAAGGACAGGGCTGCTTTGTATATGATCAACCAGGCCGAAGCAGACGGCGAACTGACCGCTGATAAGACCGTTATTGAAGCCACTTCAGGCAATACGGGTATCGGCCTTGCCATGGTGTGTGCGGTCAAGGGCTACAAATTGGCGCTGGCCATGTCCGAGAGCGCAAGCGAAGAGCGAAAAAAAATACTCAAAGCCCGGGGGGCCCGGATCATTCTTACCCCCCGGCACCTGGGATCGGACGGCGCCATTGAAGAGGCCTACCGCCTGGCCCGGGAATACCCGGACAAATATTTTCTTACGGACCAATATAATAATGACGCCAACTGGAAAGCCCATTACCATACCACGGGGCCTGAAATCATGGCCCAGACGAACGGGCAGGTCGATGCCGTGGTGGCGACGGTGGGCACCTCGGGAACATTGATGGGGCTGTCCCGGTATTTCAGGGACCAGGAGCATCATGCCCGGGTAATCTGTGCCGAGCCCTATCTGGGGCATGGTATCCAGGGCCTTAAAAATATGAAAGAGTCATATACCCCGGAGATTTTTGACAAGACCCTACTGGGTGAGATCGTCCATATTGAGGATGAAATGGCCTTTGACGCGGCCCGGCAACTGGCGCTAAAAGAAGGCCTTTTTGTGGGCATGAGTGCGGGGGCGGCCATGGCTGTGGCCCTTGACCAGGCCAAGCGTCTTCAAAACGGTGTCATTGTCGTGATTTTTCCCGATTCAGGTGAAAGATATCTGTCCACCGAGCTTTTCAGTGTAAAAAAGAAGATCAACCTGACCGTCCACAATTCCCTGGGAGGAAAAAAAGAGGCTTTAACACCCCAGGGGGACAAGGAATTCGGTGTTTATACCTGCGGCCCTACGGTGCACAGGCGGTTGGATATCAGCCACTTCAGGCGCCATGCGTTTACGGATCTGCTCATCCGTTACCTTGAATACCAGGATATAAAGGTCAGACATATCGTTAATATTACCGATTATGACGATAAGACCATTGACGGGGCAAGACAGGTCAATACAACGCCCCAGGCCTTTACCCAGCCTTTTATTGACGCCTTTTTATCTGATTTGTCTCGGCTGGGTATGCGCCAGGCCCAGGCCTATCCCAAAGTGTCCGAACATTTTGGCGAAATGACGGCTTTGACAAGGAAACTGCTTGTCAACAACCATGCCTATGAAAAGCTGCATTCCGTATACTTTGACCTGGCAAGCGTCGGGGATTACGGGCGGCTTTCCCGGGTGGACGTCAATAAGATCCGGGTGGGAGCCACGGTGGATCTGGATGAATATGAAAAAAACAATCCCAGGGACTTTACCCTGCTCAAGCGGGTAACCCTGTCGGAGCTTAAACAGGGGTTGGGCGTTAAAACCGAATGGGGCAATGTCCGGCCCTCGCTTCATCTGCAGTGTGCTGCCCTTGCGTCCACTTTTCTTGGTGCCGATTTTGACGTTCATACAGGTTCCCGGGAGCTGATGTTCCCCCACCATGAAAACGAAATTGCCATTGCCGGGGCTGCCGGCGGTTCGTTCGCCAGGGTGTGGATGCATTGTGATCCGGTACAGTATGACGGCTCCCTGGATACGGATGATGTCCAGTCTCTGACTTTAGATCGGCTGGTTGATATGGGGTGGGACGAGAAAACCATTCGTTTCTGGCTGCTGTCCGCCCATTACAGAAAATCCCTGCTCTTATCCCGAAAAAGTCTGGATGATGCCAAACTCGTTCTTTCCCGGATCAACCGCTGCATTGAATCCCTTGGGCATGTGTCGGGCCGGTCCAATGAAGAAGCGATTCAGCATGTCACCTATGATCTGCGCCAGGGAATGATGGATGCCATGGCCAATGATCTTAAGGTCCCTGTCCTGACATCCGGTCTTTTATCCGGTGTGAAGCAGATCAACCGGATGATCGTTGATGGTCAGGTGGGAGCCGAGGGTGCCCAGCGCCTGCTCAAATGTTTCAAGGATGTGGATGCGGTGCTCAATATTTTTGATTTCAGCAAAAAAACGCCGCATTCGTCAGAGGTGGCGGCACTCATGGCTGAACGGGATGTAGCCCGGCAGCAAAAAGATTTTAAGACAGCAGACAGGATCCGTAAGCAACTGGATGACATGGGGGTCCTGGTTCATGATCAAAAGGTATAA
- the lptD gene encoding LPS assembly protein LptD — MVSCKRVLCHICIVPAIIIFLSGRAFCFSASMPTQKTSWHIQARQVSYEDKRKLYIAENDVVITGGVTRLEADYVEFSDETKDAFAKGNVLFISGNDSITCESMNVNLSSETGTINQGTIFLQDGNYYISGEKLRKTGEFSYDAEKGSITTCEGETPAWKITGKDIKVTVEGYGTASNAVLWAKKMPTLYTPYFIFPAKTERQTGLLIPMAGYSSEMGFEYQQPLFLALSDNTDATLYPHYMSDRGLMLSGEYRYVLSPDSKGMMMMSYLDDDTIGDDADENKAYNISATPDRTNHDRYWFRTKLDQELGYGFNAKLDIDYVSDMDYLRTFGDGYAGFDSTNLAFAKMFGRDLDDETDYIRENSLLISKNWDSYGLNIEALWYDNIQARQLDLEDTTLQTLPSVEFFAARQKIAENFGLYYKMDSEFKSFYRQDTTATEVTGRRADIHPVFYYPMKLGKVFSLEPYAGVRGTLWDTDDFTDSNGDDSDIRTRGLYEMGMDLSTTLSRVFTVNTDFAEKIQHRIVPRLEYDYIPYVDQTDLPDFDDLDDISEKNIITWSLTHTFTSRKTITDENGDESREYKELFWFKLSQGYDIRYEQDGEDAADDPWQDLTLKYELNPMQYLASNGTIAFDPNTSHFTKIQVGGTVSDNRGDSINLSYRYSTDYSHTWYTKISTNLVPDILQAYYSLETDLEDKKIVETGAGIAINQPCWGLKLAFKDESADKSFAFMVILKGIGEFGTK; from the coding sequence ATGGTTTCATGTAAAAGAGTGCTGTGCCACATATGTATTGTCCCGGCCATCATTATATTCCTTTCAGGCCGGGCCTTTTGTTTTTCCGCTTCCATGCCGACCCAAAAGACGTCCTGGCACATCCAGGCCCGGCAGGTGAGCTACGAAGATAAACGTAAGCTGTATATTGCCGAAAATGACGTGGTCATTACCGGGGGCGTAACACGCCTGGAAGCCGATTATGTTGAATTTTCAGATGAGACCAAAGACGCCTTTGCCAAGGGCAATGTCCTGTTCATTTCAGGAAATGACTCCATTACCTGTGAATCCATGAATGTCAACCTGAGTTCGGAAACAGGGACCATCAACCAGGGAACGATATTCCTCCAGGACGGCAACTACTATATTTCAGGGGAAAAACTTCGAAAAACCGGGGAGTTCAGCTATGATGCAGAAAAAGGTTCCATCACCACCTGCGAAGGAGAGACCCCTGCCTGGAAAATCACAGGAAAAGATATCAAGGTAACCGTTGAGGGATACGGAACTGCCAGCAATGCCGTTCTCTGGGCCAAAAAGATGCCCACCCTTTATACGCCCTATTTTATCTTTCCCGCCAAAACAGAACGTCAGACAGGGCTTTTGATACCCATGGCCGGATATTCGAGTGAAATGGGTTTTGAATACCAGCAACCCCTGTTTTTGGCACTTTCAGACAATACAGACGCGACCTTATATCCCCACTATATGTCGGACAGGGGCCTGATGCTCTCCGGCGAATACAGGTACGTATTATCCCCGGACTCCAAAGGGATGATGATGATGAGTTATCTTGATGATGACACCATTGGAGACGATGCGGATGAAAATAAAGCTTACAACATTTCAGCAACACCTGACCGTACCAACCATGACCGGTACTGGTTTCGAACGAAACTTGACCAGGAGCTGGGGTATGGCTTTAACGCCAAACTGGATATTGATTACGTTTCTGATATGGATTATTTGCGGACGTTTGGAGACGGTTATGCAGGCTTTGACAGCACAAACCTTGCATTTGCAAAAATGTTCGGCCGGGATCTGGATGACGAGACAGATTATATCCGGGAAAACAGTCTGCTTATATCAAAAAACTGGGACTCATACGGTCTGAACATAGAAGCCCTGTGGTATGATAATATCCAGGCCCGGCAGTTGGACTTAGAGGACACCACCCTGCAGACCCTGCCCTCGGTTGAATTTTTTGCAGCCCGCCAGAAAATTGCAGAGAATTTCGGATTGTATTACAAAATGGACTCGGAATTTAAGTCTTTTTACCGCCAGGACACCACCGCCACAGAGGTTACCGGCAGACGGGCGGATATTCACCCGGTATTTTATTATCCCATGAAACTGGGCAAGGTATTTTCCCTGGAACCCTATGCCGGTGTCAGGGGAACCCTATGGGATACGGATGATTTCACTGACAGCAACGGGGATGATTCCGATATAAGGACCCGGGGACTCTATGAAATGGGCATGGACCTGTCAACCACCCTTAGCCGCGTGTTTACCGTAAACACGGATTTTGCCGAAAAAATTCAGCACAGGATCGTACCCAGACTTGAATATGACTACATTCCTTATGTGGATCAAACGGATCTGCCCGACTTTGATGACCTAGATGATATTTCAGAAAAAAATATTATAACCTGGTCTTTGACCCACACATTCACTTCCAGAAAGACAATAACGGACGAAAACGGCGATGAATCCAGGGAGTACAAGGAACTTTTCTGGTTCAAGCTCTCCCAGGGCTATGACATACGGTATGAACAGGATGGGGAGGATGCCGCAGACGACCCCTGGCAGGACTTGACGCTAAAATATGAATTGAATCCCATGCAGTACCTGGCATCAAACGGCACCATCGCCTTTGACCCCAACACCAGTCACTTCACCAAGATCCAGGTCGGGGGCACGGTATCCGATAACAGAGGGGACAGCATTAACCTCTCCTACCGGTATTCAACAGATTATTCACACACCTGGTATACGAAAATCAGCACCAATCTGGTGCCGGATATATTGCAAGCTTATTATTCACTTGAAACTGACCTTGAAGACAAAAAAATCGTTGAAACAGGTGCGGGTATTGCCATCAACCAGCCGTGCTGGGGATTGAAGCTTGCGTTTAAAGATGAATCTGCGGACAAATCATTTGCCTTCATGGTAATCCTGAAGGGGATTGGAGAATTCGGAACGAAATGA
- a CDS encoding UpxY family transcription antiterminator: protein MKDTALWFALLTRSNFEQTVYSRICQKKIDAFLPSTRKPSKRKDRKLMIETPLFPGYVFVKSTMAPVDQLPILKTVGAVRLLGNSAGPLPVPEHQIESLKLLTSVTQDLITGSIIELKKGDPVMILEGPMAGLKGEFSEHKGKGRVIIKVDLLGRYAGVEVDFDKVEKIPDLLS, encoded by the coding sequence ATGAAAGACACTGCTCTTTGGTTCGCCCTGCTGACCCGAAGTAATTTCGAACAGACTGTTTACTCTCGCATCTGCCAAAAAAAAATTGACGCATTTCTGCCCAGCACAAGAAAGCCGAGCAAAAGAAAAGACCGTAAACTGATGATAGAAACCCCGTTGTTTCCCGGATATGTATTTGTTAAATCCACCATGGCACCGGTGGACCAGTTGCCCATTTTAAAAACCGTGGGGGCAGTCAGGCTCTTAGGAAACTCTGCAGGCCCCCTGCCCGTGCCCGAACACCAGATCGAGTCGCTCAAGCTTTTAACCTCCGTCACCCAGGATCTGATTACGGGCAGTATCATTGAGTTAAAAAAAGGTGATCCGGTAATGATCCTCGAAGGCCCCATGGCAGGACTAAAAGGAGAATTCTCTGAGCACAAGGGTAAGGGACGGGTTATTATTAAGGTCGACCTGCTCGGGCGCTATGCAGGGGTTGAGGTGGATTTTGACAAGGTTGAAAAAATCCCGGACCTGTTGTCCTAG
- a CDS encoding HU family DNA-binding protein: MNKLELISTLKDRANLTKSEAADVIRIFFDSLSDAFVKGERVEIRGLCSFHIKEYKSYVGRNPKTGQKVDIPPKRLPFFKCGKELKERVDY; the protein is encoded by the coding sequence ATGAATAAACTTGAATTGATCTCCACATTGAAAGACCGGGCAAATCTGACCAAATCAGAAGCAGCCGATGTAATAAGAATATTTTTTGATTCCCTGTCCGACGCCTTTGTTAAGGGGGAACGGGTCGAGATAAGAGGACTTTGCAGCTTTCATATCAAAGAATATAAAAGCTATGTGGGAAGAAATCCCAAAACCGGACAAAAAGTAGACATTCCGCCCAAACGCCTGCCGTTTTTTAAATGCGGTAAAGAACTCAAAGAGCGGGTTGATTATTAG
- a CDS encoding DNA polymerase III subunit delta': MPPAPSETNRGVSPSSLPLSELTYIVQAGRIPNALLFHGPRGAGKRQAALFFAQACNCRADNDRPCNICVSCKKIAADMHPDIIFLGLAENKKIITISQIRDMGSTIASRANEATYRMVCILQADLMNTQAQNALLKMLEEPPERTFFILAAVQTAPLLPTILSRCRRIDFQALSPQEIEKQLCTQYGLNSETAHIISGTAGSDLNQALRLSGVGEGDSPDWKTLRPWLIKQICGFLTAAHHQSTFNSLNLSRLLSARPEYVHDAMTVLRTVFRDLCILKYMPNKIVNLDFLSAFQDINRMHSYSRMLAWMTLFHETEKRLESNSGTRLTLDRFFLSLSSY; this comes from the coding sequence ATGCCTCCTGCACCTTCCGAAACGAACCGGGGAGTTTCTCCCTCATCTCTGCCATTATCTGAATTAACCTATATTGTTCAGGCCGGTCGGATTCCCAATGCCCTTCTTTTTCACGGGCCCCGGGGAGCCGGCAAACGCCAGGCTGCGCTTTTTTTTGCACAGGCTTGCAATTGCCGTGCGGACAACGACCGGCCATGCAATATTTGCGTTTCATGCAAAAAAATTGCTGCGGATATGCACCCGGACATCATTTTTCTGGGTCTGGCTGAAAACAAAAAAATAATTACCATTTCCCAAATCCGGGATATGGGCAGCACCATCGCATCCCGCGCCAATGAAGCAACATATAGAATGGTCTGCATCCTGCAAGCAGACCTGATGAATACCCAGGCCCAAAATGCCCTTCTCAAGATGCTTGAAGAGCCGCCGGAGCGCACGTTTTTCATCCTTGCCGCAGTCCAGACAGCCCCCCTTTTACCGACCATTTTATCCAGGTGTCGGCGCATTGATTTCCAGGCCCTTTCACCCCAGGAAATCGAAAAACAATTATGCACACAATACGGACTTAATAGCGAAACCGCGCACATCATCAGTGGAACGGCAGGAAGTGACCTAAACCAGGCACTGCGTCTTTCAGGTGTGGGTGAAGGGGATTCCCCGGACTGGAAAACACTGAGGCCATGGCTAATCAAACAGATCTGCGGATTTTTAACGGCCGCACACCATCAAAGCACCTTCAACAGCCTGAATTTATCCAGGCTATTGTCAGCCCGCCCGGAATATGTTCATGATGCCATGACAGTGCTGCGAACCGTATTCAGAGACCTTTGCATATTAAAATACATGCCGAATAAAATAGTTAACCTTGATTTTTTAAGTGCATTTCAAGATATTAATAGGATGCATTCATATTCCCGGATGTTGGCATGGATGACACTATTTCACGAGACGGAGAAAAGACTGGAATCCAACAGCGGCACAAGATTGACTCTTGACCGTTTTTTCCTTTCCTTATCCTCATATTAA
- the ricT gene encoding regulatory iron-sulfur-containing complex subunit RicT, with amino-acid sequence MVNVTGVKFKTAGKIYDFNSNALVVNLGDRVIVETEQGLGFGIVAVPSQEKDKSEKSLKNIVRVATQEDFDRRTELESLEQRAHEYCVQCIKDLDLLMNLFSVESTFDRNKLTFFYTADGRIDFRELIKLLVKEFSIRIEMRQVGIRNLSKHVGGVGKCGRELCCSSFMHTFDPVSIKMAKEQGLSLNPTKISGVCGRLMCCLTFEDQTYRHYKKQMPKLGKTITVEDVQGKVVRQNVLRQSVTVRLDDRTEREIFLSQIKKENT; translated from the coding sequence ATGGTAAATGTTACCGGCGTTAAATTTAAAACCGCAGGTAAAATATACGATTTCAACAGCAATGCCCTGGTCGTAAATTTAGGAGACCGGGTAATTGTTGAAACAGAACAGGGGTTGGGTTTCGGCATCGTTGCCGTGCCCTCCCAGGAAAAGGACAAATCCGAAAAGTCCTTAAAAAATATTGTCAGAGTGGCGACCCAAGAAGATTTTGACCGGCGCACGGAACTTGAGTCTTTGGAACAGCGGGCACATGAATACTGCGTTCAGTGCATAAAGGACCTGGACCTATTAATGAACCTGTTCAGTGTGGAGAGCACCTTTGACAGAAACAAACTGACATTTTTTTATACGGCGGACGGCAGGATTGATTTCAGAGAACTGATTAAACTTCTGGTCAAGGAATTTTCCATCCGCATTGAAATGCGCCAGGTCGGTATCCGAAATCTGTCCAAACATGTGGGCGGTGTGGGCAAATGCGGCCGGGAACTTTGTTGTTCATCTTTTATGCACACCTTTGATCCGGTCTCCATTAAAATGGCAAAGGAACAGGGCTTGAGTCTGAACCCCACCAAAATTTCAGGGGTATGCGGCCGGTTGATGTGCTGTTTAACCTTTGAAGATCAGACCTACCGCCACTACAAGAAACAAATGCCGAAACTGGGCAAAACCATTACGGTTGAAGATGTTCAAGGCAAAGTGGTCCGCCAGAATGTTCTGAGACAAAGTGTCACGGTCAGGCTTGATGACCGCACGGAACGCGAAATATTTCTTTCACAAATAAAAAAAGAAAACACCTAG